One Rhodococcus sp. P1Y DNA window includes the following coding sequences:
- a CDS encoding FUSC family protein, giving the protein MATSLDRLEHSRSAFAHALSARTWRRAFSIGQSDASVAPALRVGLAVTIVLVGGGILGRPDLAGFAALGALCSAFGRYEPYPRRAGKIAMIGALIIGFAVLGAVIGAAVSSTGVQVAALSIAAGIAALILAAFTINGPGPVILVFAATAAVGFSHDAAAVGTVFAAVSVGTAIGWVAAMLPALLHPVGPGQLAVARALAAVDSRSEPLARAAIARARTVVSLNNHARRRDHSLGLVTLLDDAEALLDARARGEDPGHAAAVLAHERALRKMRRCDLPVRAAELTTRPRSFFADGLGRLTDRSLVINAFRITAAAALAAWCATAFGFSHPLWAAMGALAAMQGIAFRTTVERGIQRLLGNVGGAIVGAGLIALSLGYWQTIVVIVVMQVAAELLVLKNYGLTSFVITPMALMLTGLASHLSPAVAVSRIGDTLIGVLIGIVIAAITIEAGDRQHLS; this is encoded by the coding sequence GTGGCTACTTCTCTCGATCGACTCGAACACTCGCGATCCGCCTTCGCCCACGCACTGTCGGCACGCACGTGGCGTCGAGCATTCTCGATCGGGCAATCCGATGCGTCCGTCGCCCCTGCCCTCCGGGTCGGTCTCGCAGTCACGATCGTTCTCGTAGGCGGGGGTATCCTCGGACGCCCCGATCTTGCAGGCTTCGCCGCGCTCGGCGCCTTGTGCTCGGCATTCGGACGCTACGAGCCATACCCTCGCCGAGCAGGGAAGATCGCCATGATCGGTGCGCTCATCATCGGCTTTGCAGTGCTCGGGGCGGTAATCGGCGCCGCGGTGAGTTCCACCGGCGTTCAAGTCGCAGCGCTCTCGATAGCAGCGGGCATCGCGGCGTTGATTCTGGCTGCGTTCACCATCAACGGACCCGGCCCGGTCATTCTGGTATTCGCTGCGACGGCGGCCGTCGGTTTCAGTCACGACGCCGCAGCCGTAGGGACGGTATTTGCGGCCGTGTCGGTCGGTACCGCGATCGGCTGGGTCGCGGCCATGCTACCTGCGCTTCTCCACCCCGTCGGGCCTGGCCAGCTCGCGGTCGCACGCGCGCTGGCCGCTGTCGACTCCCGGTCCGAACCCCTGGCCCGCGCTGCGATAGCCCGCGCTCGGACCGTCGTCTCGCTGAACAACCACGCTCGGCGCCGGGACCACAGCCTCGGACTGGTCACGCTCCTCGACGACGCCGAGGCCCTGCTCGATGCCCGGGCTCGCGGCGAGGATCCCGGCCATGCCGCCGCCGTACTCGCCCATGAACGCGCTCTACGGAAGATGCGCCGATGCGATCTCCCGGTTCGAGCGGCCGAGCTTACGACGCGCCCCCGCAGCTTCTTCGCCGACGGCCTCGGACGCCTCACCGACCGGTCCCTGGTCATCAACGCATTCCGAATCACTGCAGCCGCCGCGCTCGCAGCCTGGTGCGCAACAGCCTTCGGCTTCTCGCATCCGTTGTGGGCCGCGATGGGTGCACTAGCCGCAATGCAGGGCATCGCATTTCGCACGACGGTCGAGCGCGGCATTCAGCGTCTACTCGGCAACGTCGGTGGCGCAATCGTCGGAGCCGGTCTCATCGCGCTCTCGCTCGGATATTGGCAGACCATCGTTGTCATCGTCGTCATGCAGGTGGCCGCAGAGCTTCTCGTGCTCAAGAACTACGGGCTCACCTCGTTCGTCATCACCCCGATGGCCCTGATGCTGACCGGCCTCGCCAGCCACCTGTCCCCAGCCGTCGCCGTCAGCCGCATCGGCGACACACTCATCGGCGTACTGATCGGCATCGTCATTGCGGCAATTACCATCGAGGCCGGGGATCGTCAGCATTTGAGCTGA
- a CDS encoding MarR family winged helix-turn-helix transcriptional regulator codes for MTAAQRSGGDFVDHVRREWTATFPEVDLSPMEILARINRIASKTNHLLDAALSPVGVSRAEFDVLSALRRAGRALRASEVTSVTLMSGASTTKITERLVREGLVERLRFERDARVVLLQLTDSGTELVNRVFPTRLEKDRELLTGLDAQELDTLAALLRKVALNVG; via the coding sequence ATGACAGCGGCACAGCGATCGGGTGGAGACTTCGTCGACCACGTTCGACGCGAATGGACGGCAACATTCCCCGAAGTCGATCTGTCACCCATGGAGATTCTGGCGCGCATCAACAGAATCGCCTCGAAAACGAACCACCTACTCGACGCCGCGTTGTCCCCAGTGGGGGTGTCGCGTGCCGAGTTCGACGTGCTCAGTGCGTTGCGACGGGCGGGCCGCGCGCTGCGGGCCAGCGAGGTCACCTCCGTGACCCTGATGAGTGGGGCGTCGACGACGAAAATCACCGAGCGTCTCGTCAGGGAGGGGTTGGTCGAACGCCTCCGCTTCGAACGCGATGCTCGGGTGGTGCTGCTTCAACTGACCGACTCCGGAACCGAGCTGGTCAACAGAGTGTTTCCCACTAGGCTCGAAAAAGACCGGGAACTGCTGACCGGACTCGACGCCCAGGAACTCGACACCTTGGCGGCTCTGTTGCGCAAGGTGGCGCTGAACGTGGGGTAG
- a CDS encoding lipocalin family protein, whose protein sequence is MSVMKVRSLAARAVIAGACATGLVLAGSTAQAAPAESGSAGFVPLTPVPSLDVERYLGTWNQIAAVPQPFNLECARDTQANYQLIDPANIRVENTCTTWTGEQNRIVGNARVNDTVTNAQLHVSFPGVPTQENPEGPTNYIVAYIADDYSWALVGDPLRTSGFILSRSPEVSQEKFREIRSVVESKGYNSTFILTSPTPGGATDIRSLSTV, encoded by the coding sequence GTGAGTGTCATGAAGGTACGTTCCCTGGCTGCACGTGCGGTGATCGCAGGAGCCTGCGCAACAGGACTCGTCCTTGCGGGCAGCACAGCTCAGGCCGCACCGGCCGAGTCCGGGTCCGCGGGTTTCGTTCCGCTGACCCCGGTCCCGTCTCTCGACGTCGAGCGATACCTCGGAACGTGGAATCAAATTGCCGCAGTGCCGCAGCCGTTCAACCTCGAGTGCGCGCGCGACACGCAGGCCAACTACCAGCTCATCGATCCGGCGAACATCCGCGTCGAGAACACCTGCACCACGTGGACCGGTGAGCAGAACCGTATCGTCGGCAATGCTCGCGTCAACGACACGGTCACCAATGCTCAACTGCACGTGAGCTTCCCGGGTGTACCGACTCAGGAGAACCCGGAAGGGCCGACCAACTACATCGTCGCCTACATCGCCGACGACTACTCCTGGGCGCTCGTCGGAGATCCGCTGCGGACCTCGGGCTTCATCCTGTCCAGGTCGCCCGAGGTGAGCCAGGAGAAGTTCCGTGAGATCCGCTCGGTCGTCGAGTCGAAGGGGTACAACTCCACGTTCATCCTGACCTCGCCCACGCCGGGCGGGGCTACGGATATCCGCTCGCTCTCGACGGTCTAG
- a CDS encoding CDGSH iron-sulfur domain-containing protein has product MVDGPVEIEMPDGTVVESDRGVVALCMCKRSKTFPLCDTSHRTRR; this is encoded by the coding sequence ATGGTCGACGGTCCTGTCGAGATCGAGATGCCCGACGGCACCGTCGTCGAATCGGATCGCGGTGTCGTGGCGCTGTGTATGTGCAAGCGCAGCAAGACATTTCCGCTGTGCGACACCAGCCACCGCACGCGGCGCTAA
- a CDS encoding STAS domain-containing protein has product MTITPHNLNDEGSTKSQAANHSSVSVAETGAIFSATPAGTNTVVVKVHGDVDMRSAPILADYVCGRVSTGVRVVFDLSVVGFFGIAGLTVFTALDQAVEASDASWCLVEGRAVHRLLEAATVATTVERFETVELALL; this is encoded by the coding sequence ATGACCATTACTCCACACAATCTCAACGACGAAGGCTCGACCAAGTCGCAGGCTGCGAACCACAGTTCGGTTTCCGTGGCCGAGACCGGCGCAATCTTCTCCGCGACACCGGCCGGTACGAACACCGTCGTGGTCAAGGTCCATGGCGACGTCGATATGCGTAGCGCGCCGATTCTGGCCGACTACGTATGCGGCAGGGTGTCGACCGGCGTACGAGTGGTCTTCGATTTGTCCGTCGTCGGGTTCTTCGGAATCGCTGGCCTGACGGTGTTCACCGCGCTGGATCAGGCCGTCGAGGCCTCGGATGCCAGCTGGTGCTTGGTCGAAGGCCGCGCGGTTCATCGATTGCTCGAGGCCGCCACGGTGGCGACGACTGTCGAGCGATTCGAGACAGTCGAGCTCGCACTTCTGTAA
- a CDS encoding iron-containing redox enzyme family protein — protein MTSTAPVAESLDSGQPGKLPRPRGVLSKAVIEALKRDPSEPTSFPAVPEGVDALGGDVQLALYVCYELHYRGFLGVDDEWEWNTDLLALRAQLERQFLSCIRSSVEAGSDAEADMDEMSVEPRSGTGPSWYLRDRGTWEQMREYLANRSLYHLKEADPHAWAIPRLTGNTKASFVAVEFDEYGAGRADRMHQRLYVEAMHAAGMDTDYLAYIDDALPEMLAIVNLMSLFGLHRSLRGAVVGHFAATEITSSPGAARLVTALSRLDAPPECVHFYAEHVEADAVHEQILRHDVVGSLISEHPELETDVVFGMRALTLVENRFADALMDRWTA, from the coding sequence ATGACTTCCACAGCCCCCGTTGCCGAATCGCTCGACTCGGGACAGCCGGGGAAGCTTCCCCGCCCACGAGGCGTGCTGTCGAAGGCCGTGATCGAGGCATTGAAGCGAGACCCGTCGGAACCGACCTCGTTTCCCGCTGTGCCGGAGGGTGTCGACGCTCTCGGCGGTGATGTTCAACTAGCGCTGTACGTCTGCTATGAGTTGCATTACCGAGGCTTTCTCGGTGTGGACGACGAGTGGGAGTGGAACACCGACCTCTTGGCTTTGCGCGCACAGTTGGAGCGTCAATTCCTCTCCTGCATCAGGAGTTCGGTCGAAGCGGGGTCCGACGCCGAAGCAGACATGGACGAGATGTCCGTGGAACCGCGGAGTGGGACCGGTCCGTCCTGGTACCTACGCGATCGCGGCACCTGGGAGCAGATGCGGGAATACCTCGCAAACCGTTCGCTCTACCACCTGAAGGAAGCCGACCCGCACGCCTGGGCGATACCGCGGCTGACCGGTAACACCAAGGCGTCGTTCGTCGCCGTAGAGTTCGACGAATACGGCGCAGGCCGCGCAGACCGCATGCATCAGAGGCTGTACGTCGAGGCGATGCACGCGGCCGGTATGGACACCGACTACCTCGCGTACATCGATGACGCACTTCCTGAAATGCTGGCGATCGTCAACCTCATGTCGCTGTTCGGTCTGCATCGCTCCCTGCGAGGAGCGGTGGTAGGGCACTTCGCGGCAACCGAGATCACATCGTCGCCGGGCGCTGCGCGGCTGGTCACGGCGTTGAGCAGGCTGGATGCACCCCCCGAGTGCGTACATTTCTACGCCGAGCACGTCGAGGCCGACGCCGTCCACGAGCAGATACTGCGTCACGACGTCGTCGGGTCGCTCATCTCCGAGCATCCCGAGCTCGAAACGGACGTCGTGTTCGGTATGCGGGCGCTGACCCTTGTCGAGAACCGGTTCGCCGACGCGCTGATGGACCGCTGGACCGCTTAG
- a CDS encoding phytoene desaturase family protein, with the protein MTTSTADAVVIGAGHNGLVAAAALADAGWDVVVLEAGHEPGGAVRSAELIPGYTSDLFSAFYPLGATSPAMTALELEQHGLRWRRSPAAYGHARSSGDEDAPVVHASVDATADALSSYDRRDGDAWSALFEQYLQIKKPLLDVFFGPFPPVRAAASLARTLGTAETLRFARFMALPARVMAAETFHSSAARCLLLGNAMHGDAPLEAAVSGAMGYLLTMAAQDVGYPVPEGGAGALTDALVRRAGRAEVRCESEVTRIEVVDGRARAVHTASGDIVRARRAIIADVSAPALYQRLLPQDSLPPRLRTDLEKFEWDTPVVKVNYALDSPIPWRSKSLSSAGTVHLGADEDGLLRWTTDLATGVLPKRPFMLFGQMTTADPTRSPSGTESAWAYTHLPRGVIDDASADTVAERVDEVLEEHAPGFASSIVGRVVQRPSDLSGANSNLYGGAVNGGTAQLHQQLIFRPTPGLGRPETCVEGLFLGSSSAHPGGGVHGAAGMNAARAALRQQGILGAVRKKVTSSLLELVTR; encoded by the coding sequence ATGACCACCAGCACAGCCGACGCCGTCGTTATCGGCGCAGGCCACAACGGCCTCGTCGCCGCGGCCGCGCTCGCGGATGCAGGGTGGGACGTGGTGGTGCTCGAGGCGGGCCACGAGCCTGGAGGCGCCGTCAGAAGCGCCGAGCTGATCCCCGGTTACACAAGCGATCTCTTCAGTGCGTTCTATCCGCTCGGCGCGACATCTCCGGCCATGACTGCCTTGGAACTCGAGCAACACGGACTTCGGTGGCGTCGTTCTCCTGCCGCGTACGGCCACGCACGATCATCCGGCGACGAGGACGCACCCGTCGTACACGCTTCTGTAGATGCCACCGCCGACGCGCTGTCTTCGTACGATCGACGCGACGGCGACGCCTGGTCGGCGTTGTTCGAGCAATACCTGCAGATCAAGAAACCGCTGCTCGACGTCTTCTTCGGCCCCTTTCCGCCGGTACGCGCGGCTGCCTCGCTCGCGAGGACCCTCGGCACAGCGGAGACGTTGCGGTTCGCACGGTTCATGGCGCTGCCAGCCCGCGTCATGGCCGCCGAAACGTTTCACAGTTCCGCAGCCCGGTGCCTTCTTCTCGGCAACGCGATGCACGGCGATGCCCCTCTCGAAGCTGCGGTCAGCGGCGCGATGGGGTACCTGCTGACCATGGCGGCGCAAGACGTCGGTTACCCGGTTCCCGAAGGCGGTGCTGGCGCACTGACGGACGCGCTGGTTCGCCGCGCCGGACGCGCCGAAGTCAGGTGCGAGAGCGAAGTCACCCGCATCGAGGTCGTCGACGGGCGAGCGCGAGCGGTGCACACCGCGTCGGGCGACATCGTGCGTGCCCGGCGGGCGATCATCGCCGACGTGTCCGCTCCCGCCCTGTACCAGCGCCTACTCCCCCAGGACTCGCTCCCTCCCCGGCTGAGAACTGACCTCGAGAAGTTCGAGTGGGACACCCCCGTGGTCAAGGTGAACTACGCGCTCGACTCCCCGATTCCGTGGCGTTCGAAGAGCCTGTCTTCGGCGGGAACCGTCCATCTCGGAGCCGACGAGGACGGACTACTGCGATGGACGACGGATCTGGCCACCGGGGTTCTGCCGAAGCGTCCGTTCATGTTGTTCGGACAGATGACCACGGCCGACCCGACCCGATCGCCGAGTGGCACCGAAAGCGCCTGGGCCTACACACATCTGCCACGCGGCGTAATCGACGACGCGTCGGCGGACACCGTCGCCGAGCGTGTCGACGAAGTGTTGGAAGAACACGCACCCGGATTCGCGTCGTCGATCGTCGGACGTGTCGTTCAACGCCCCTCCGACCTGTCCGGGGCCAATTCGAATCTGTACGGAGGTGCCGTCAACGGCGGAACGGCCCAGTTGCACCAGCAGCTGATCTTCAGACCGACCCCCGGACTCGGCCGGCCCGAAACCTGCGTCGAGGGCTTGTTTCTGGGAAGCTCGTCGGCGCACCCAGGTGGCGGGGTGCACGGCGCCGCCGGTATGAATGCGGCGCGGGCGGCGTTGAGACAGCAAGGAATTCTCGGCGCGGTACGAAAAAAGGTGACCAGTTCCCTTCTGGAACTGGTCACCCGTTAG
- a CDS encoding SDR family oxidoreductase, which produces MSTAVTGATGQLGNLVVDGLIARGVPAGDIVAIVRDAAKAAGLSDRGIDVRVANYADTDALKAALSGVDKLLLVSGSDIGQRIAQHTNVIEAAESAGVSFIAYTSILKADTSGVTLAVEHLATEKRLAASSIPSALLRNGWYWENYQGSLQQTIDGGVLLGSAGEGKLAAASRADYAAAAVEVLVTDGHEGKIYELGGDERLTYADLAAVIAQISGKPVVYKDVPQSDYQAILEGAGLPGFVADMLSSADAGIARGELDTDSGDLQKLIGRSSTPVASILG; this is translated from the coding sequence GTGAGCACAGCAGTGACAGGCGCAACCGGGCAGCTCGGAAACCTCGTCGTCGACGGTTTGATTGCACGCGGCGTTCCAGCAGGGGACATCGTCGCGATCGTGCGGGACGCGGCCAAGGCGGCCGGCTTGTCCGACCGCGGCATCGACGTGCGCGTCGCGAACTACGCGGATACCGATGCGCTGAAGGCGGCGCTGTCGGGCGTCGACAAGCTTCTGCTGGTCTCCGGATCGGACATCGGTCAGCGAATTGCGCAGCACACTAATGTGATCGAGGCTGCCGAGTCCGCAGGAGTCTCGTTCATCGCCTACACCTCCATTCTGAAGGCGGACACCTCGGGCGTCACCCTCGCCGTCGAGCATCTTGCAACAGAGAAGAGGCTCGCCGCGTCGTCGATCCCGTCGGCGCTGCTGCGCAATGGTTGGTACTGGGAGAACTACCAGGGTTCGCTGCAGCAGACCATCGATGGTGGCGTTCTTCTCGGTTCCGCCGGCGAGGGCAAGCTTGCTGCCGCATCGCGCGCCGACTACGCGGCCGCTGCGGTCGAGGTCCTCGTCACCGATGGTCACGAGGGGAAGATCTACGAACTCGGCGGCGACGAGCGGCTCACTTACGCCGATCTCGCTGCGGTGATTGCGCAGATTTCCGGCAAGCCCGTCGTCTACAAGGACGTTCCGCAGTCCGACTACCAGGCGATCCTCGAAGGCGCAGGTCTGCCGGGCTTCGTCGCGGACATGCTGTCGAGCGCCGACGCAGGCATCGCGCGCGGTGAACTCGACACCGATTCGGGCGATCTGCAGAAGCTCATCGGCCGCAGCTCCACCCCGGTGGCGTCGATCCTGGGCTGA
- a CDS encoding MMPL family transporter yields MWTRFARIVSSRRSWALSLAVIILSFGFMALVGENDSAGQAPSSVPPAADSAQVTELLDQFPGSDTAPVILVVSRDDGSELSPPDLGAAQQALGRLSDAATPLVPAPDGKAVLGIVQVDSSLSGFSLDDTVTSLRAAAVDGLPDGLTAQLTGGPAFGADIANSFSGANVTLLAVTALVVAILLIVTYRSPILWLVPLIVIGLGDRVATSVGTALAELTGLSFDGSTSGITSVLVFGAGTNYALLLISRYREELRSHADHRDALAHAVRHAGPAILASNATVVLALLTLLLAILPSTRSLGALAAAGLVVAAVFVLVVLPPLLALFGPKLFWPFVPKAGDKDTATTGVWHSVAAAVARHPLRTASVTLVALIACAAALFGTGIGLSQTEQFRVTAESVEGFDTLAEHFPAGLADPTTVVAPTESADRVESVLASNESVDSFTRGADSNTGLTQWSVVTDAAPASDEAFAAVESLRAGFADVPNALVGGSDAQALDTSDAAARDRLVVVPAILIVVLIVLIALLRSLVAPLILVGTTVLSALAALGVGSLFSSSIFGFPALDDNVPLYAFLFLVALGVDYTIFLVTRTREEVPGHGTRAAIVRAVGATGGVITSAGIVLAAVFCVLGVLPLITLTQLGIIVGFGILLDTFVVRTLVIPAMFTLVGPGIWWPNRFDSSSTELVDVKE; encoded by the coding sequence ATGTGGACCCGATTCGCCCGAATTGTCAGCTCGCGTCGCTCGTGGGCGCTCTCGCTTGCAGTGATCATTCTTTCGTTCGGCTTCATGGCGCTCGTCGGAGAGAACGACTCGGCAGGCCAAGCTCCCTCCTCGGTTCCGCCTGCCGCCGACTCTGCGCAGGTAACCGAGCTTCTCGATCAATTCCCTGGCTCGGATACCGCTCCGGTGATCCTGGTCGTGAGCCGGGACGATGGATCCGAGCTGAGCCCGCCGGACTTGGGCGCCGCCCAGCAGGCGCTTGGACGCCTGTCCGACGCAGCCACACCCCTCGTGCCCGCCCCGGACGGCAAAGCCGTCCTCGGAATCGTCCAAGTCGACTCCTCGTTGTCCGGCTTCTCGCTCGACGACACCGTCACGTCACTGCGAGCCGCGGCTGTTGACGGCCTACCGGACGGATTGACCGCCCAGCTCACCGGCGGTCCGGCTTTCGGGGCCGACATCGCGAACTCCTTTTCCGGCGCCAACGTCACCTTGCTCGCCGTCACAGCGCTCGTCGTCGCGATTCTCCTGATCGTGACCTACCGATCGCCGATCCTGTGGCTCGTCCCGCTGATCGTCATCGGTCTCGGCGATCGCGTCGCCACCTCGGTCGGCACCGCACTTGCCGAACTGACGGGTCTGTCCTTCGACGGGTCGACCTCGGGAATCACCAGCGTCCTCGTCTTCGGCGCCGGCACCAACTACGCCCTGCTGCTGATCTCGCGGTATCGGGAAGAACTCCGCTCCCACGCCGATCACAGGGATGCCCTCGCACATGCCGTCCGCCACGCCGGACCCGCCATCCTCGCCAGCAATGCCACCGTCGTACTTGCTCTTCTGACGTTGCTGCTCGCCATCCTTCCCAGCACTCGCTCACTCGGGGCACTGGCCGCGGCAGGACTCGTCGTGGCCGCGGTGTTCGTTCTCGTTGTGCTACCGCCGTTGCTCGCACTGTTCGGACCGAAGTTGTTCTGGCCCTTCGTACCGAAGGCCGGCGACAAGGACACCGCGACGACGGGCGTGTGGCATTCGGTTGCCGCAGCGGTGGCCAGGCATCCCCTTCGCACGGCATCGGTCACACTTGTTGCATTGATCGCCTGCGCTGCAGCACTGTTCGGCACCGGCATCGGCCTGTCGCAAACTGAGCAGTTCCGGGTCACAGCCGAGTCCGTCGAAGGTTTCGACACTCTGGCAGAGCACTTTCCGGCGGGTCTTGCCGACCCCACCACCGTCGTCGCACCGACCGAGTCGGCCGATCGGGTCGAGTCCGTTCTCGCGTCGAACGAATCCGTCGACTCGTTCACCCGCGGCGCCGACTCGAATACCGGACTGACGCAGTGGTCCGTCGTCACCGATGCAGCTCCGGCGTCGGACGAGGCATTCGCCGCCGTGGAGTCGCTGCGCGCCGGATTCGCCGACGTACCGAACGCGCTCGTGGGTGGCAGCGACGCGCAGGCACTCGACACGAGTGATGCCGCCGCACGCGATCGTCTCGTCGTCGTACCTGCGATCTTGATCGTGGTGCTGATAGTGCTGATCGCGTTGCTCAGGTCACTGGTCGCGCCGTTGATCCTCGTCGGGACGACGGTGCTCAGCGCACTCGCCGCCCTCGGAGTGGGAAGCCTGTTCAGCAGCAGCATCTTCGGGTTCCCAGCACTCGACGACAACGTTCCGCTGTACGCATTCCTGTTCCTCGTCGCACTCGGTGTCGACTACACGATCTTCCTCGTCACCCGCACCCGCGAGGAAGTGCCGGGCCACGGGACTCGTGCGGCCATCGTCCGAGCCGTCGGCGCGACAGGCGGTGTCATCACCAGTGCAGGCATCGTGCTGGCCGCGGTGTTCTGCGTGTTGGGCGTGCTTCCGCTGATCACGCTGACTCAGCTCGGAATCATCGTGGGATTCGGCATCCTGCTCGACACGTTCGTCGTGCGCACTCTGGTCATTCCAGCAATGTTTACCCTTGTCGGCCCGGGGATATGGTGGCCGAACAGATTCGATTCCAGCAGTACCGAACTGGTGGACGTGAAGGAGTGA
- a CDS encoding MarR family winged helix-turn-helix transcriptional regulator, with protein sequence MSVPDRSELESMISSDIRALSAVSEEIGRAFGAQHELRPNDFRALLLIMVADVEGTPLTAGELGNRLGLSSAAMTYLVERMIESGHIRREKVASDRRKVILRYDAHGMEVARGFFGPLGARTSSALSDVPDSDLAAAHRVFGVLIDAMREHHDELHAG encoded by the coding sequence ATGTCAGTGCCGGACCGCAGTGAACTGGAGTCGATGATCTCATCGGACATTCGCGCGCTCTCGGCCGTTTCCGAAGAGATCGGCCGAGCGTTCGGAGCGCAACACGAACTGCGACCCAACGATTTTCGGGCTCTGCTCCTGATCATGGTTGCGGATGTCGAAGGTACCCCGCTGACCGCAGGAGAACTGGGTAACCGTCTCGGTCTTTCCTCCGCCGCGATGACCTACCTAGTGGAGCGGATGATCGAGTCGGGGCACATCAGGCGCGAAAAGGTCGCGAGTGATCGGCGCAAGGTCATCCTGCGCTACGACGCCCACGGCATGGAGGTCGCGCGCGGTTTCTTCGGGCCGCTGGGGGCGCGAACGTCGTCGGCGTTGTCCGACGTACCGGACTCCGATCTCGCCGCGGCGCATCGGGTGTTCGGTGTGCTCATCGACGCGATGCGCGAACACCACGACGAGTTGCACGCAGGCTGA